ACGCCTGGTGATAAATACTCCGCCATGTTTTCCCGGTATTCGGATGTTACGCCACGCGCGTAAGTACAACCGTAACCGGTTCCTCCTTCCGGGGATGTTTATTAGCAAGATCGGCCGGACGCGCTTCGTTAAGCGAAGCGGCCGATCGGTGCATCGGGGGCAAGGTCGGCGCCGCTTAGACCGCGGTCAGCCTTTGTCCTGGAGCTTGATCCTGCGCTCCGTCACGCGAGAGACGGATCTCGTCCGGGTCGAATCGACGAACACCGGACCGACGGCGTAGCTCAGAGACAGCTTATATGGCGAGTCCGGGAAGAAGTTAATCACCGTCTCGAGCGGTACGTCTTGCTTCGCGATCTTGATCGTTTGGCCGGATCCCGCGAGCGAGCCGACGAGCTGGCCGCCCTTAAGCGCGGCGTTATCGTACAACGTCTGAATCGTCTTGCCGAGAATGCGATGCTCGTCGATGCCGCGGGACAAGATGTCCGACGCGGAATGCGCCGTCACCAAATAGAAGAGATCGAGCGCGATCGGAGGGAACCGCAGCTCGCCGCCGCCCCCGTCGATATAGTCGCTGCTGCGGTAGTCGGTGTTCTCCTTCACGCCGTACAGGAACAACGACAGGTTCAAATCCCCTCGATCGGCCGGATGCGCGAGGCCGACGCCGTCGGGATGCGCGATCAGATCGGGAACGAGCGCCTCGCGCAGCAGTCCCACGATGGACATGCCCACGTCGGCGATGACCGTATATTCCGCGATGGTCCTCAGCCTCCCCTAATAATCGGCATACGCGCCGAGTCGATCCTTCAGCAACACTTTGCCGGTTTTCTTGTACTCTTGTTTGACCGCTTCGATCATGTGCTTCATCCCGATCGGGACGCCGTCCTCCGCCGCCAGGAACGCGGCCGTCAGGACGACGTTCTTGATCGGGCCGCCGGCGAGATCGAACGTGCGGGACAAGTATTCGAAGTCGATATCGTGCACGACAGGCGACTCTTTCGGGAACGTCGAGCGCCACAGTTGCTCCCGCTGCGCGGGGTCCGGGAACGGATATCGTACGATGAACTGGATGCGGCGCGTGAACGCCTCGTCCAGATTCTGGGAGAAGTTCGTCGCCAATATCGTCAACCCGTCGTACTCCTCCATCTTCTGGAGCAAATACGACGTCTCCATGTTCGCGTACTTGTCGTGCGCGTCCTTCACCTCGGAGCGCTTCCCGAACAGCGCGTCCGCTTCGTCGAAAAATAAGATCGCGCCTGACAGCTGCGCCTCGTCGAAAATATCGCTTAAGTTTTTCTCGGTTTCGCCTATGTATTTGCTGACCATGCGGGACAGGTCGATTCGATACAGCTCCGCGTCCATCTCCCGCGCCATCACCATCGCCGACATCGTCTTCCCGGTTCCCGGCGGGCCGGTGAACAGCATGGAGATGCCCTTGCCGTACGCGAACTTCCGCTCGAAGCCCCATTCGCCGAACACGACGTGCCGGTACGACAGCCGATTGCACGCCTGGCGCAGCAGCGATTTCGTATCGTCCGGCAGGATTAAATCTTCCCAAGCGAACTTCGGCTCGAGCTTGACCGCTTTCTCGCCGAGGCGGTGGCGGACCTGCATGTAACCGGCGCGATGGAGCGCTTTCGAATCGAGCGTCGCTTCGGCCCGGGAGCCCCCCCGCTCCCATTCGAGCAGCCGCTCCGCCGTCCGCACCGTCCGCTCGATGCGGCCGGTCGCGAAGCGGAACTTCGCGGCGAGCGCCGACGCCTCCGCGTCGGACAACGCGAACGCGCCGTCCGCGGCCGCCTTCCATAACCGTCGGCGCTCCGCCGGATCCGGCAGCCGCAGCGGGACGTCGATCCACGCGGCGCCTTCGAGCGGTCTCTCGGGCATCCACGTCTTCTCCGACAGAAGGAACGCAGGGCCCTCGAGGCCGCGCAGCCGATCCGCGAGCCAATCGAGCCGTCGGTCGCCCGCGAGCGCGTGCAGCCGGTCGAAGGCCGGGACGGCCCCGATCAGCAGCGCCTCCCGAATGGCCAGCTCCAACGCTTCTCGGAAGGGCTCTTCCTCGGCGGGCGCGGCCGACGCGTCCCACTCGAGCAGCCCGCGACGAATCGAAGCGGCGGCGAGGCGGGCTTGCAGCGTCTTGCCGCAGCCCGTCGGGCCGTGCAGCAGGTAGACGACGGGGGACGACGACGAGGCCGCGATATGCGCTTGCAGCTTCTCGCCGACGTCCTGGTCGGTCATCAAAGAGGGCGGGATCTCGGTCGCGTCGTACCGCCGAATGCCGGCCATCGGGCCTGCATACGTCCAATCCAAACCGAGCGCGTAAGCGACGATCCGTTCGTCCGCGCGGATCGGCCGGGACAACGCGGATCGAGCCGCGCCGCCGTCCGGCTGCTCCTTGCGCAGGAGAGAAGACAAAGGGGAGTGTGGGAGTAGTCGCGGGAGGGCATCCCTTCGTTCGCTCTCGGATCGGCAGCTAAGGCGCAGCAACAGATCGACGGTCGCGAATTTGCTGGTCATGTCGTCTTGCAGGTACGCGTAGAGCTTCTCGTATTTTCGGTCGATGTCCGGGGCCATCGCCGCGACGAGGCAGCGAACATCCCGATCCGACAACCGGAACGCGTCCCGCAGCCGGAGCAGCGGCAGCGGAATACCCTGTTGAATCGTAGATGAGACGCGGGAAGCGATATAGCCGTCCCATGCGTCGAGTTCTTGTTGTCGTTCATGGTCTATCGCCGCGAAGCGGCCGTCGTCCAGAAGCAGCTGCTTCGCTTCCGACTCGGTGACGACGAGCCCGCGGAACGGGTCCAAGGCCGGGTCGTCCGCCGGCGCGGTCATCGACTGCAGGCCGGCGTCGATCCATACGTCGAGCCGCCGCAATTCGTCCGTTATGTGCTCCCAAGGGTGTTCGTATGGCCGAAGCGCGGTCGTTGCGTTCATCGGCCGGAGGCCGCCTTCTTCCCGAGCCGATCGGCTTCGGATTCGAGCGACTTATCGTCGTTGAGCGGCACCCCGGCCGCTTCGCCGGTCGGCTGCACGCGCCCCTCGCGCTGCTGCACGACGTGCGCGAGCTCGTGACCGAGCAGCTCCTGGCCGGACTTCGTGTCGGGCCGGTACTGCCCCGGCGCGAAATGAATGTCGTTCCCTTGCGTATACGCGAGGGCGCCGACCTCGGACGCTTCGCCGCCGACGTGAATGTTCACATCGGAGAAGCTCGCGCCGAACGAAGCCTCCATCTTCTGAAGCACCGGCTCCGGAATGCCATTCGACTTGCGCTGGATCGCCTTCGACGGATCGCGCTTCATTTGAAGCTCCTCCTCCTCCGGCGAGCCCATCCGCTGGATCGCCTTCGACGGATCGCGCTTCATCTGAAGCTCCTCTTCCTCCAGTTCAGGGCCTTCCGCTTCGCGCTGTATCGCTTTCGACGGATCGCGCTTCATCTGAAGCTCTTCCTCTTCCGGCGACGCCGCGCGCTGGACCGGCTTCGACGGATCGCGCTTCATCTGAAGCTCCTCTTCCTCCGGCGACGCCGCGCGTTGGACCGGCTTCGACGGGTCGCGCTTCATCTGCGCGATCCATCGATGCATGCCCCGGTTGCCGAGACCTTGCTGCAGCCCCGCGATCGAAGCGATAGCGCTTCCGCCGGAGGTCCCGAGGCTCTTCTTCGATCGGTTCGAAGACGCCTTCTCAGGCCTTGCGATCTTCTCGTGGAACGGCATTTCCTCACCCCCTTGGGTTGATCGTAGCACGAAGATATTCCCATTGTTACACACGGTTTCTCGCGCGCGCAACAGTTTTTTTACGAGATAAATTACCTAGTTTTTTCCGTATTTTACTGCCATTACGGCGATGTCGTCGGAGGGAGGCAACCCTTGGGAAAACGACTGGACGCTCGCCACGAGCGCATCGGCCGCCTCCCTCGGCGAGAGCCCGCCGCAGCGCGACAACGCCTCGAGCAGCCCGTTCGTCCCGAACCATTCGCCGGCGGGACTTTCCGCCTCCGTGATCCCGTCCGTATACAGAACGAGCGACTGTCCCGGCGACAGCGCGATCTCCCGATCCTCGTATTCGGTATCCTCGAACACGCCGACCGGCAGATGCTTCGACGTCTCGAGCGGCGTCGCCGCGCCGTCCTCCCCGAGCAAGTACGGGGTGCAGTGCCCCGCGTCGCAATACCGGAGCCGCCCGGTGCGAGCGTCGAGCACGGCGAGGAACATCGTCGCGAACATCGTGGAGTCTTCGTCGCTGACCTCGCGGTTAATGTCCGCGACGATCGCGGCCGGCGAATCGTACGACTTCGCCTTCGCCTGGATCCAGATCATCAGACCGGACATGAACAGCGCCGCGGGCATCCCCTTGTCCGACACGTCCCCGAGGCAGAGGAGCAGCCGCTCCTCCCCCAGTTCGATGAAGTGATATAAGTCGCCCCCGACTTCCCTGGCGGGCTGCAGACGAGCCGCCAGCTCCACCCGCGCGATCGACGCCGCGTCGCCGGGGAGGAAGCTGCGCTGGATGTCCTGCGCGATCTTCAACTCGCTCTCCATCCGCTCCTTCGCGGCGGTCGTCTCCCGCAGCGTCTCCATCGACTTGACGAGCGCCTCGTACAACAGCATGTTCTCGAGCGCGACCGCCGCCGGGGAGGCGACCAGCTCGAGCAGCCGAAGGTCGCTCCTGCGGAACGTGCCGTTCCGCTTCTTGTTGATGACCTGCAGCACGCCCAGCGTCTCGCCGTTCGAGACGACCGGCACGCACAGCATGTTTCGGGTCGGCATGCCGACCCGATTCGATACCCGGTTCGACCAGCGGGGGTCCTTCGCCGCGTTCGGGATGAGCACGGATTCGCCCGTCTGCGCGACCCAGCCGGCGATGCCTTCGCCCATGCGCAGCCGAATTTCGCGTACCTCGTCGCCCTTCTCCCCCGTAGCGACCTCGAAAAACAGCTCCTGCCGCTCCTTATCGACGAGAATGATCGAGGAGCCTTCCGCCCGAAGCGTCTTCTCCGCCGTCTCCATAATGATGCGGAGCAGCTCCTTGCGCTTGATCGTCGAGTTAAGCCGTAAGCTGACGCGAAACAGCGTGCGCATCCGCCGCCGCTCCATGGCCGCGTGCGCCGCGTAGGCGACGGCGGCCGCGAGGGCGAGCGACAGCGCGGCGATCCCCGCCCCGATCACGGCGCCGAGACGAACGCCGCGGCTTCGCTCCGCGTCGCGAACAGCGCGAAGATCTTATGGAAGCCGGAAATCTCGAAGACTTCTCTGACGTTCTCGTTCAAGCCGAACAGCGCCAGCTTGCCGCCGACGCCCCTTGTCTTCTTCGCCGCGAGCAGCATGACGCGCAATCCCGCGCTGCTCACGTAATCGAGGCGTTCCAGATCGAAGACGAAGCGGCTTTCGCCCGCGGCGAGCTCCTTAAGGAACGCCTCCTCCACCGACTGCACCGTCGTGCCGTCCAACCGTCCGGCGAGCGCGATCGAAAGCGCCTCGCCGTCTTTAACAACCGTGATGTTCATCTTGGCCTTCCCCCCGTGTGCCGAACTTCTTGGTCAACGCCAGCCGATTGCGACCGCCGATGCGTTCGTATTCGCAAGCGTCCATGATTTTCTTCATAAAATGAATGCCGAGACCGCCGACCTCCCGCTCGTCCACCGATAAGTCCACGTCCGGCTCGGGACGCGTCAGCGGATTGAACGGCGGCGCTCGATCGACGAACGTAAGCAGCAGCGAATCGGCCGTCCGCACGATCGTCACCTCGATCGCCGCTTCCCCGGCATCGGGGGGCGCGCCGCCGTAGCCGTGTACGATCACGTTCGTCACCCACTCGTCGCAGACGAGCTGCACCGCGTACGACAGCTTCTCGTCGATCCCGCCTCGTTCGCAGAACGCGGCGACGGCCGCGCCCATACGCCCGAGCTCTCGAAGCGAGGCGGCCAACTCCAGATGCAGACGATCCTCCACCGTCAGCCCTCCTTACCCGAGCTTCAGCACGAGCTGCTCGAGCGTGCGGATGCGATGGCCCGCCGCCCGCAGCAAGCCCACGCCGATGTCCGGGTACAGCCTGACGAGCTTCGACATCTCTCCGCCTTCGATCTCCAGCACCCGTACCGGCTCGAACAAAGCTTGCGCGGAGACGAGCGACGGCCGGTCGTCGAACAGCGCCCCTTCGCCGAACGACTGCTTCGGTCCGAAGACGCCGACCGTGCCTTCCTTGCCCGCGGCGTCGCGCCCGCTCAGCTCCACATGCCCTTCGACGATGACGGTCAGGGAGACGCTCGGCTCCCCTTGCTTCACCAGAAACTCGCCGTCCTCGTACGTCTTCTCGTTCGCGATGCCGGCGACGCGGCCGAGCTCTTCGAGCGAGATGTTTTCGAAGAGCGGCACTTGCTTCAGAAACACCATTTTATCGAGGGCGCTTAAATACTCCCATCGGCTCATGAACGCCGCCTCCCCTTCCTCCGCCTTCGCCTTCACGGCGATCGCTTGCAGCCAGGCGTCGGTCACGACCGGCGGAGCGGCGGACGACTCTCCCGGCTCCGCGGCGAACCGCATCGTCTGGTCGTATCGGTAGAACGCCAGCAGCGCCGCCGACAGACGCGCGTCGCCGAGGCCTTCGGACAAAATCTCCATCCCGTTGTCCCGCACCTCTTCTTCGGGATCCTCGATCGCCTTGCGGATTTGCGGCACCGCCCGCTCGTCGCCGAAGCGAACCATAACGCTCCACACCGCGTCCAACGCGACGCTGCGGATTTCGTCCGTCCGCATCGCCGCGAGGCTCGCCCACTCCTCGCGGCCGAGCTCGGCGATCATGGCGCCGTACCGGCGCACCTCGCGCAGCTCCGCGAGCCGCTCTACGCAGGACGGCACCAGCAGCTGCCGGACCTCCTTATCGCCGCGGCCGCGGCTAAGCACCGACACCGCCGTCTGCCACACGTTCCAGTGCGGCGACTGCAACGCCTTGGCGAGGACGGGCACCGCCGCGTCGCCGATGTTCGCGAGCGCATCGGCGACGGCGGCCCGCGTCTCGGTGTCCGCGCCGATCATCGCCTCGATCAGCTCGCGGGCCGCCTCCTCCCCGCCGAGCTTGCCGAGCGTCCGCACCGCCGCCGTCTTGACCGACGGGCGCGGATCGCCGAGACGCATGAGGACGTCGTAGAAAAACTCCCGCAGCCGGCATTCCCCGATCACGCTCATGGCCGATACGGCCGATTCGCCGCCTTCGTCCAGCATGCGCCGCAGGTCGGCCGCCGCGCGCTCGTCCGTCTCGGCGGCCGCCCCGACCTCGATCGTCGCGAGCAGCGCCTCGGCGAGCACCGCGGGGCTCGCGTCGCCGCGCGCCATGCGTACCCAATCGCGCTTCTCTCCGGCGGGCGCGTTCGTCGTCAGCAGCGTCCGGAACGCGACGGCGCGCACCTCCGCGTCCGAATCGCGGAGGAATTGCAGCCGCCGGTCGGGCGAGAGCGACAGCCAGCCGCTCGGGTGGACCGCCTTCAAGGCGACGACCCGAACGCGCGGCGAAGACGTCTCGGCGCAGCGGAGCAGCTCCTCCGTTCGCGAGGGATCGGGATCGTGCCGCAGCAGCTCGATCGCGACCTCGCGCACGGCCTCGTTCGGGTGGCGCAGATGTTCGGTCAGCGACCTCGCGAGGCGGCCGGCGCTGAGCGAGCCGAGCAGCTCGGTGAGCGCGTCGCGCGCGAACGCGACGCCGACCTCGAGGCTTCGAACGAGCTCCTTCACGTACAGGCCGCGCGCGGCCCAAGACATACCGAGCAGCGCGACGGACAGCCCCGCGCCGATCGCCGCTTGACCGAACATGCCCACCCCGCCCTCGGAATGGAGCATCGACAAGCCCGAACCGATCAGGATGCCCGCCGAAGCCGCGATCGACTGGGCCATGAACCGGATGCCGTCCCGCTTGTGCAGCGGCAGCATCTTGAAGAACAGCTGATGGCTCGGTTCCGCGAAATAATAGAGGAGAAGATACATCAAGCTATACCCGATCGACACCGCGGGAAGCGCGAGACTCGAATCGACGAACGCGACGACGATCGCGAAGCCGAGCAGGAAGATCGCGGAGATGGCGATGAGCATATTGCTCGCGCCGAGCTTATCCATAAGCTTGCTAGAGACGAGCTGCAGCAGGAACGCCGCGCAGAACAGAAGGATGACCATGAGGCCGTAGAAGGACGTCAATTCGTGCTCGTCGGCGAATACCGCTTGCGCGGACGTGAAATATTGGTACTCCATCAGGAAATAGAGGGCGGGCATCAACGTCATGATGCCGATGGCGGTGAGCAGGAACGGGGAACGAAGCGTGTCCCGGACGTACGAGAAGGCGGAGGGCGCCGCTTCGGCCGTCTCGTCCGCGTCCGCTTCCTTGATCGTGAGCGGGACCAAGTACCGCTTCAGCGACTTGCGGAAGTTGACGAAGCCGAGCGCCAGCACGACAGGACCGAGGAAGTAAACCGCTTCGGCGCCGAGCGACGGCGCGAGGACGCGAGACAGCACGCCCGCGGCGACGCCGCCGAGGATGGCCATGGAGACGAAGACGGGCATGACCCGCTTCGCTTGCTGCGTCGGGCATAGGTCGAACGCGGTGCTCCACATGAGGAGCGTCTGCTGGCGCACGACGAAGTTGGAGGTGATGAACAGGAACGGGTAGAACGCGAGCCATTCCGCGCCGGTCGCGCGCATGCCGAACAGCAAGGCGCCGTTCGCGAAGCACAGCGCGATGAAGGACGCGTACATCAACGTCATGAAGCGCGGCTTGGACATGCGCTGGGACACCCAGGCGAGCGCCCAGCCTTCCAGCGGGAGCAGGAACGCTTCGACGATATACATGACGGGAAGATATTGCGTGCCGAACCGGCCGTTGAACAAAGCCATGAACGACGTATAATTCAGCAGCTCGGCGACGCCGGCGAGGAAAAACACGCTCCCCATCAGCCACACCTTGCGCCGATCCTCCGGGCGAAGTCCGAGCATCTTATCGAGAACTTCCAATGGTAAGCTCCACCTTGTCCTAGTCGTAGATTGCTATCTCGCTTTTCGAAGAACCTAATAGTAAATTGTATTCTTCGCCGGAGGCGGGAAGTCCTGCCCGGAGATCAATTTTTCGTCTAACGGTGTCGAACGGACGCGCTCATTCGGCCAAAAGAAGCAGTTCCGTCAACGCCGAAGCGGCCTTGCGAAGCGGCGTCAGATCGGGAAGAGCTCCCTCCTCGAACGCTTCCTTCAGCAGCGATTCCAATGCTTGAAGGCGATACTTCAGAAAATGGAACGACCGGCTCTCCTCCGTCCATCGCCTTGCGTCGTTCGTCCCGCGGCGGCTCGCCTCCGCGAGCTTCGCGGCAAGCATCTTCGCGAGCCGCAGCTCGTCGCGCGCGTCGGGCGTCAGCGCCTCCCTCTTCGCCAATTCGTCCTCCAGCGCGTTCAGGACGTCGTCGATCCGACGGGCGACCGGGTCCGTCAGCTTCAGGAACAACTGAACTCGATTTTCCAGCTTGATTCTCTCGAACGAGAACGACGGATGCTTCATGCTTTCTTCGACCTCCGAAAATGAATGCGAACGACAAAAAAAACCGAACGGGGACCGACGCCGCGAAGCGCCGAATCCCGCTCGGTTTATGATTAGCTCATGTCGACCATGTCTAACGCATTTCCACCGCGCGGCAGCTTCGGATTGAGCACGAATACGATCAAGCTCTTATCCAGATCGAAGTCCCAATCGACGAAGCTGTCGATGATTTTCTTCTGTAATATGCTTTCCAAATGGGTATTGTTATGCATATAGCTCTTCTCGAGCACGCGTTTCACTTGCCTCAGCTGCGGTCCGACGCCGTGCCGGATGAGCTCCTTCTCGATGCGCACGAGAATGCCGTTACGCACGACGACCAGCGTTCGATCGTTCAACTCGCAGGAGTATATTTCCTCCGGCGCCTTCTGCGCGTTCCGGCTGATGTCGACGATCTCGGCTTCTACCGCCTCGCGGCCCGCGTACGCCTCGTTGATCCGCTCGCCGGCTTCCACGGGACCGGAGAAGACGCCCACGATCATGCCGGCGCGGTTATGAAGGCCCCAATCGTAATACACTTCTCCAGGCTTCTGTCCGAGCAGCCCCTCGAGATATCCGTTCAACTCGGGCATCAACGTCTGCATCAGCTTATCCCGCGTCTGCATGACGATGATCTCTTGATCCTGTTCCATCAGAACTTTCTCCGACGGCGTCAGGAAATTGCGCAGATACATCGTGATGAACGTGTACCCGATCGACACGTACACCGATTCGGGTCCCTTGCCGAACGTATCTCGCAGCAGGCGTCCCATGAAGCTTGCGATATTTTGCTGCAGCGTCAGATGCTCTTTCGCCTGATCCTTCGAATGATCCTTCGAACCCACCTCGGCAACACCCCGTAAAAAGTATGGCTTACATTTCCACACTTCCTAGCATGGCCGAATCGCGTTCGAGGTATTACTTATTTTACGATAACCCGCGCGCGCCTCTCCAGAAACAATTCATGCCAATTAGACGGCTCCTATAGAACGGACCAAGCCGTCGTCGCCGCGACGACGGCGAAGGACGTCAGACATACGGCCAGATGCGACGCGGCCTTGCGGCGGTCGTCCCGCCGATGGCGTACGTACGACGCGAACAGGACGACGCACAACGCCAGCGTGACGGCGTTGGCGCCCCAACCGAGCCAAGCCGTCCAACCGGACGCCCCGCCATGCGCGTGATGGGCGTGCGCGTGCAGGCCGGTCGCGCCGGCGGCGGCGATCATCGCGGCCGCGTGCGCCGCGTGGAATAGGACCGATACGGCGGCGGACAGAAGCGCGGGCCAGATCGCGATGCGCCCTTGCATGGGGCCACCTCCCGAGATTCGTATTCGAATGGTTATCGATACAATGTATGGCGCCTCGAGCGCGGTAATGCCCGAAATTCCGGAGATCGACGCGGGACATGATACAATAAGTCGAATAAGGAGGATGGGTTCGATGAAATACATTGTAGTCGTAGGAGCGGTCATTCGCGACGCGCGGGGGGACGTCTTGTGCGCGCTCCGTTCCGACCGCATGTCGATGCCGGGGCTGTGGGAATTTCCCGGCGGCAAGATCGAACCGGGCGAGGCGCCCGAGGACGCGTTGATTCGGGAAATTCGGGAGGAGCTCGGCGTCGAGGTCGAGGTCGGCGCGCTCGTAGCCGACTATACGCATGCATACGAAACGGTCGTCGTGCGGTTGATCACGTACTTCGCCGCGATCGCGCGCGGCGGCGTTCCGCTCGCGAAGGAACACGAGCGGCTCGAGTGGCGCAGCGTCGAGGAGCTGTCCGCGCTTGCCTGGGCGCCGGCGGACGTGCCGACGGTGGAAGCGCTGCGGCGGGGGACGGGCGGCTGACGATTTCTCTTGTCAAATCGGGCCGCCTCCGTCATACTGTAGCTAATTCGTATAATATTTACACTAATTACGGAAAGGGCGATGATTCATGCTGAAACAACGTCTCGTCGATCGTCTCAAGGTTCGCGTCTACGCGAACCGCAAGGAGCTCGGAACGGCCGCCGGCCTCGCCGTCGCGGAACGAATGCGGGACCTGCTCGCCAAGCAGCCCGGCATCCGCATGATTTTCGCCGCGGCGCCGTCTCAGAACGAATTCCTCGAGACGCTCGTCGCGCAGGACGGCATCGATTGGTCCCGCGTCACCGCCTTCCATATGGACGACTACATCGGCCTCGCCCCGGACGCGCCGCAGCGCTTCAGCCGCTTCCTGCAGGATCGGCTGTTCGATCTCGTCCGCCCTGGCGTCGTCCATTTGATCGACGTCTCCTCCGAGATCGACGCCGAATGCGAACGATACGGCCGGCTGCTGTCGGAGGCGCCGATCGACATCGTCTGCCTCGGCATCGGCGAGAACGGCCATATCGCCTTCAACGATCCGCCGGTCGCGGACTTCGACGATCCGCTCCTGATCAAGCCCGTCGAGCTCGACGACGCGTGCCGGACGCAGCAGGTGAACGACGGCTGCTTCGAGTCGTTCGACGCGGTGCCGACGCACGCGCTGACGCTCACGATTCCGCTCATGATGTCCGGCGCCCATCTGTTCTGCATGGTGCCCGGTCCGACGAAGCGGAACGCCGTGACCGAGACGTTGAACGGGCCGATCTCCACCGCCTGTCCGGCCACCGCGCTTCGCCGCCACCCCGATTGCACGCTGTTCGTCGACGCGGATTCGTACGCGGGAGCCGAAGCGTGAGCCGCGCCGTCGTCGAAGGCCGCCTGCTCGGGAGCGGCGCGGCGGCTCGCGTCGTCGTCGACGGCGGCCGCGTCGCGTCGGTCGAATCGATCGACGACGCCGAGGGGCTGCCTTGGATCGCGCCCGGACTCGTCGATCTGCAGGTGAACGGCTAC
The nucleotide sequence above comes from Paenibacillus antri. Encoded proteins:
- a CDS encoding (deoxy)nucleoside triphosphate pyrophosphohydrolase; the encoded protein is MKYIVVVGAVIRDARGDVLCALRSDRMSMPGLWEFPGGKIEPGEAPEDALIREIREELGVEVEVGALVADYTHAYETVVVRLITYFAAIARGGVPLAKEHERLEWRSVEELSALAWAPADVPTVEALRRGTGG
- a CDS encoding glucosamine-6-phosphate deaminase, with amino-acid sequence MLKQRLVDRLKVRVYANRKELGTAAGLAVAERMRDLLAKQPGIRMIFAAAPSQNEFLETLVAQDGIDWSRVTAFHMDDYIGLAPDAPQRFSRFLQDRLFDLVRPGVVHLIDVSSEIDAECERYGRLLSEAPIDIVCLGIGENGHIAFNDPPVADFDDPLLIKPVELDDACRTQQVNDGCFESFDAVPTHALTLTIPLMMSGAHLFCMVPGPTKRNAVTETLNGPISTACPATALRRHPDCTLFVDADSYAGAEA